One Roseiconus lacunae genomic region harbors:
- a CDS encoding MlaD family protein, with protein sequence MNEPIRLRYANKIVGLFLMAVLILCVVVSVRLITRIAIRKDRFFIEVTEDIASQLRTGTEVLILGRTVGEVDELNYVDGSNLVRITLAIDSRQSDLITDQSQVELDRKYGIGPPVIRIARASDLPPLGPDSIAKPIEPGESIPYFKQDDDQVENTAINVQEASQAVAGAADRISDSLQQTIDPTFRAGEETFDSVRETSEAVRPEAVQTLAQLRATTAQLEDEITKLTRRVDQLVDTEIRQTIADINRSAIAATEAAHSVRDVAMGIDENADKTTADIAETLETLRQTALRIQTLTEETRDVVRIVRSEADDLPGTTERINNAVDDAQDLVGDINDHWLLRRYQDRRSQSKQVSPSSVHGGGVR encoded by the coding sequence ATGAACGAACCAATTCGCTTGCGTTATGCCAACAAAATCGTCGGCCTTTTCCTCATGGCCGTCTTAATCCTATGCGTCGTAGTTTCGGTGCGATTGATCACGCGTATCGCGATTCGCAAAGATCGATTCTTTATCGAAGTCACCGAAGACATCGCCAGTCAACTTCGGACCGGGACAGAAGTCTTGATCCTGGGACGAACGGTCGGTGAAGTCGACGAATTGAACTATGTCGACGGCAGTAACCTTGTCCGTATCACACTCGCCATCGATTCGCGACAAAGCGATTTGATCACCGATCAATCACAAGTCGAGCTCGACCGAAAGTACGGCATCGGTCCCCCGGTCATCCGAATCGCACGGGCATCGGATCTGCCACCACTGGGACCGGACAGCATTGCCAAGCCGATCGAACCGGGCGAGTCGATTCCATACTTCAAACAGGATGACGATCAGGTCGAAAACACCGCGATCAACGTTCAGGAAGCAAGCCAAGCGGTTGCCGGGGCCGCCGACAGAATCAGCGACTCGCTGCAACAGACGATCGACCCAACCTTTCGCGCCGGGGAAGAAACGTTTGACTCAGTCCGGGAAACCAGCGAGGCAGTTCGTCCCGAAGCCGTTCAGACATTAGCCCAGCTTCGTGCAACAACCGCCCAGCTCGAAGACGAAATTACCAAGCTCACTCGCCGTGTCGATCAATTAGTCGACACCGAAATCCGCCAAACCATCGCCGACATCAACCGTTCGGCAATCGCGGCGACCGAAGCGGCCCATAGCGTTCGTGATGTCGCGATGGGGATCGATGAAAATGCGGACAAGACGACCGCTGACATTGCCGAAACACTCGAAACGTTACGGCAAACGGCTCTGCGAATTCAAACGCTAACCGAAGAAACTCGCGACGTCGTGCGGATCGTCCGTAGTGAAGCGGACGACTTGCCCGGGACGACCGAACGGATTAACAACGCCGTCGATGACGCTCAAGATCTTGTCGGTGACATCAACGACCACTGGCTGCTTCGACGGTACCAAGATCGTCGATCGCAAAGCAAACAAGTGTCTCCTTCGTCGGTCCACGGTGGAGGAGTTCGTTGA
- a CDS encoding ATP-binding cassette domain-containing protein, producing the protein MNRFSAEIYPGDFVQVPLRQHHDPRDIVSAMLGLYPPESGEICFLGQPWSTSDYKRQFLMRSQIGRVFAGTGWIKSLTVWDNVLLAMRHHGVPESFARQQVRQWSERLSGPRAGAVRQAMRNRPGFVEPSILQVCQWIRAVSNHPKLLILERPLHYVIEGLHEEIVSVIDEFRSAGAAILVFSEPDRQEDYRFVRSVRRWTIVGKTILRDEETA; encoded by the coding sequence ATGAACCGATTTAGCGCAGAAATCTATCCGGGTGACTTCGTCCAAGTGCCGCTACGACAACACCACGATCCACGCGACATCGTGTCAGCGATGCTGGGACTTTACCCACCCGAAAGCGGCGAGATTTGCTTTCTGGGACAACCATGGTCGACCAGCGATTACAAACGCCAGTTTCTGATGCGAAGTCAGATCGGACGCGTCTTTGCCGGAACCGGTTGGATCAAAAGCTTAACCGTCTGGGACAATGTTCTCCTCGCGATGCGTCACCACGGTGTCCCAGAATCGTTTGCCCGTCAGCAAGTGCGTCAGTGGAGCGAGCGTCTTTCTGGCCCTCGCGCCGGCGCGGTCCGTCAAGCGATGCGCAATCGCCCGGGATTTGTTGAACCGTCGATCTTGCAGGTCTGTCAATGGATTCGTGCGGTGAGTAATCATCCCAAACTGCTGATTCTTGAACGCCCTCTGCACTATGTGATCGAAGGATTGCACGAGGAAATCGTCTCGGTCATCGATGAATTTCGCTCCGCCGGCGCCGCCATCCTGGTGTTCTCTGAACCGGATCGCCAAGAGGACTATCGCTTTGTCCGTTCGGTCCGCCGCTGGACGATTGTTGGCAAGACAATTTTACGCGACGAGGAGACGGCGTGA
- a CDS encoding ABC transporter permease: protein MFSIVSQVNLPSASQRSGPRRRPIDAIMHGFWNACEQLGTFGINVATQIADVAAVLSGTVFLACRPSSWTPPVRNVFSRQMLFTSVDSIPAAMRFAAVVGVMGIVQAVMWIDAAGLSPSEVAPILWRSVVREIAPLLACLVVIGRSGIAISAELATMHADGEIEVIDSQGIDPMTYLVMPRVVSVMISVFCLAIITAVTIMVTGYLIGSSVGAIRVTWNEFYGEVSRNFERGDLVFFTSKTLVAGGFAGVICCLEGVRSSGRLTDVPRVASRAGIRALTAIFAISAILSVLFYEKLLVFKFG from the coding sequence GTGTTTTCGATCGTGAGCCAAGTCAACCTTCCATCGGCAAGTCAGCGATCCGGCCCACGTCGCCGTCCGATCGACGCGATAATGCACGGTTTCTGGAATGCGTGCGAGCAACTGGGAACGTTTGGGATCAACGTCGCAACCCAAATTGCCGATGTCGCCGCAGTGCTGTCCGGCACCGTCTTTCTGGCTTGTCGCCCCAGCAGTTGGACGCCCCCGGTCCGCAACGTTTTTTCCCGTCAGATGTTGTTCACGTCGGTCGATTCGATCCCAGCCGCGATGCGATTCGCCGCCGTCGTCGGGGTGATGGGAATCGTCCAAGCGGTCATGTGGATTGACGCGGCGGGCTTGTCACCTTCTGAAGTCGCACCGATCTTATGGCGGTCGGTGGTTCGCGAGATCGCGCCGCTATTGGCTTGCTTGGTCGTGATCGGTCGAAGTGGCATCGCGATCAGCGCCGAACTGGCAACGATGCATGCCGACGGTGAAATCGAAGTCATCGATTCGCAGGGCATTGACCCGATGACATATTTGGTGATGCCACGTGTGGTCTCGGTGATGATCAGCGTCTTTTGTTTGGCGATCATCACCGCGGTCACGATCATGGTCACCGGCTATTTGATCGGTTCGTCCGTCGGCGCGATCCGAGTCACTTGGAATGAATTCTACGGCGAGGTATCACGTAATTTCGAACGCGGTGACCTCGTGTTCTTCACCTCAAAAACGCTGGTCGCCGGCGGGTTCGCGGGCGTCATCTGTTGTTTGGAAGGCGTTCGCTCAAGCGGTCGCCTGACCGATGTTCCACGCGTCGCCAGCCGTGCGGGAATCCGAGCCTTGACGGCGATCTTCGCGATCTCTGCGATCTTATCGGTGTTGTTCTACGAAAAGCTTCTCGTCTTCAAGTTCGGGTAG
- the pyrF gene encoding orotidine-5'-phosphate decarboxylase codes for MSFATRLVQAVQKTKSVTCVGLDPRKASLPAPIREAVVNDRPDEWAAAYTQFCMEIIDAVAGIVPCVKPQAAFFEQLGPAGMISLGQVVAYAREKDLLVILDGKRNDIGSTATAYADAYLGADSPWQSDSLTVSPYLGRDSIEPFVEVCEKRAAGIFVLVKTSNPGGGLLQNRETDGQTVYARVAELVTGINADRLDSHGFGPIGAVVGATYPEELAELRQAMPHSWILIPGFGAQGGAADDVKAGFLDGGLGAVVNSSRHLIFAHKRPEFADKFGDAKWQDAVRAATEEMNSALNVVGGK; via the coding sequence ATGTCTTTTGCCACACGTCTCGTTCAAGCCGTCCAGAAAACAAAATCCGTGACCTGCGTCGGTCTCGATCCCCGCAAAGCGTCCTTGCCGGCCCCCATCCGAGAGGCCGTTGTAAACGATCGCCCAGACGAATGGGCGGCGGCTTACACGCAATTCTGTATGGAGATCATTGATGCTGTCGCGGGGATCGTTCCTTGTGTCAAACCGCAAGCGGCGTTCTTCGAACAGCTCGGACCGGCCGGCATGATTTCGCTTGGCCAAGTCGTCGCCTATGCTCGCGAAAAAGATTTGCTGGTCATCCTGGATGGCAAACGCAATGACATCGGCAGTACCGCAACGGCCTATGCAGACGCCTATCTTGGGGCCGACAGTCCTTGGCAGAGTGATTCGCTGACGGTAAGTCCCTACTTGGGGCGGGACAGCATCGAACCGTTTGTCGAAGTCTGCGAAAAGCGAGCTGCGGGGATTTTTGTTTTAGTCAAGACCTCCAACCCTGGCGGTGGCTTGCTACAAAACCGCGAAACCGATGGCCAGACCGTGTACGCTCGGGTGGCTGAACTGGTGACGGGAATCAACGCCGATCGACTCGACAGCCACGGCTTTGGCCCGATCGGAGCCGTTGTCGGGGCGACGTACCCGGAAGAACTCGCCGAGTTACGGCAAGCGATGCCGCACAGTTGGATACTGATCCCCGGATTCGGGGCCCAGGGTGGAGCCGCCGACGACGTGAAAGCGGGATTCTTAGACGGAGGCTTGGGCGCGGTGGTCAATAGCTCGCGACATCTAATTTTTGCTCACAAGCGTCCCGAGTTTGCGGACAAATTTGGCGACGCCAAATGGCAAGACGCGGTCCGTGCCGCGACCGAAGAAATGAACTCGGCGCTGAATGTGGTCGGTGGCAAGTAA
- a CDS encoding glycosyltransferase produces MESLTKPNHPETSVIMTTFRSPKYLFQVLWGFANQTYRDFEIVVGEDGQTDETREVIDVFRNKSNLSIQYVTQEHEGFGKTRILNRAIDSAHGDYLIFTDGDCVPHATFVETHLQSATHGRFLSGGCFRLDRDVTDQILDQKLELDQFTNMRWLKNHGHRVSSKWLWVVRHPAIARFLDVATTTRPTFNGHNSSAWKDDIVYANGFNLEMRYGGLDRELGERLENAGVLGMQIRHRAICYHLEHERGYVTKEDWQRNHNIRKLVRRRGLTRAEQGLEQIRTSAA; encoded by the coding sequence ATGGAATCGCTTACGAAACCGAACCACCCTGAAACGTCGGTCATTATGACGACGTTTCGATCGCCCAAGTATCTGTTCCAGGTCTTGTGGGGATTTGCCAACCAGACCTATCGCGACTTCGAGATCGTGGTCGGCGAAGATGGGCAGACCGACGAAACTCGCGAAGTCATCGATGTCTTTCGCAACAAATCCAACCTGTCGATCCAGTACGTCACTCAGGAACACGAGGGATTCGGAAAAACTCGTATCCTCAATCGTGCGATTGATTCTGCCCACGGTGATTACTTGATCTTCACCGATGGCGACTGCGTTCCCCACGCCACCTTTGTCGAAACGCATCTTCAGTCGGCAACTCACGGACGATTCCTCTCCGGTGGTTGCTTTCGACTCGATCGTGACGTCACCGATCAAATCCTTGACCAGAAGCTCGAACTCGATCAGTTTACCAACATGCGATGGCTCAAAAATCACGGCCACCGTGTGTCATCCAAGTGGCTTTGGGTCGTCCGACATCCTGCGATCGCGCGTTTTCTAGATGTCGCGACCACGACGCGTCCCACGTTTAACGGGCACAACTCGTCCGCCTGGAAAGACGACATCGTTTACGCCAACGGATTCAATCTCGAGATGCGGTACGGCGGCTTGGACCGTGAATTGGGCGAGCGGCTGGAAAACGCCGGAGTGCTGGGCATGCAAATTCGCCATCGCGCGATTTGCTATCACCTTGAACATGAACGTGGTTATGTGACCAAGGAAGACTGGCAGCGGAATCACAACATCCGCAAGCTTGTCCGCCGCCGAGGCCTGACTCGGGCCGAGCAAGGCCTGGAGCAAATTCGCACGAGCGCCGCCTAA
- a CDS encoding 3-keto-disaccharide hydrolase: MKLPITILLAGFALGCMFPGSADAQSSAVRAFIDDEAPGWESLTENDFAPVNSDENTWSWKDGVLHCTGLPISVIATKEQFVNFEAVIEWMHEKPAGNSGMFAWVSPEALAELRAEGKPGLPDGVEVQMLDHGYTDKMKALGKSTDWFGTNGDLFGVRKPFKPFPPTSPNGSRSFPRKHLCNGHGEWNHYYIRAINGEVRLWVNGEEVSGGNGVTPANGHLCLESEGSPIQFRKLRVRRLP, from the coding sequence ATGAAGTTACCTATTACTATCTTGCTTGCTGGTTTTGCACTCGGTTGCATGTTCCCCGGATCGGCTGATGCTCAATCGTCTGCCGTTCGTGCTTTCATCGATGACGAAGCCCCCGGGTGGGAATCGTTGACCGAAAATGACTTCGCTCCTGTTAATAGCGACGAAAACACGTGGTCATGGAAAGACGGCGTATTGCACTGCACCGGGCTGCCGATCAGCGTGATCGCCACGAAGGAGCAATTTGTGAACTTCGAAGCGGTCATCGAATGGATGCACGAGAAGCCCGCCGGCAACTCGGGAATGTTTGCCTGGGTTTCACCCGAAGCACTCGCCGAGTTACGTGCCGAAGGCAAGCCTGGACTACCCGATGGTGTCGAGGTGCAGATGCTCGATCATGGCTACACAGACAAGATGAAGGCGTTAGGAAAAAGCACTGACTGGTTTGGTACCAACGGCGATCTCTTCGGAGTCCGTAAGCCGTTCAAGCCGTTCCCGCCAACCTCGCCGAACGGTTCACGTAGCTTTCCACGTAAGCATCTGTGCAATGGACACGGCGAATGGAACCATTACTACATACGGGCAATCAACGGTGAAGTTCGCTTATGGGTCAACGGCGAAGAAGTTTCCGGAGGCAACGGCGTAACGCCGGCGAACGGTCATCTTTGTTTGGAAAGCGAAGGGTCGCCGATTCAATTTCGGAAACTGCGAGTTCGGCGGTTGCCTTAA